Proteins encoded in a region of the Paenibacillus sp. W2I17 genome:
- a CDS encoding NUDIX hydrolase, protein MSSLSAELFPALSTSIHWGIIEAEFRLNDIVDEKLVSNISIIPFVGDQCVVFQLDNGDWELPGGTLEAGEQYMDGLKRELMEELGADMRSYQIFGQFYCTSSALEPYRPYIPHPHFVRIIGYGDVELVGDPLNPEDGEQVVAVEVVEIDEAIQRFQKQNRHDIAEMYKLAYVLRNEAKQSGKGQVF, encoded by the coding sequence ATGAGTAGCTTGAGTGCGGAACTATTTCCAGCGCTGAGTACGTCAATTCATTGGGGAATTATTGAGGCGGAGTTCAGATTGAACGACATCGTGGATGAAAAGCTGGTGAGTAATATTAGCATCATTCCGTTTGTTGGGGATCAATGTGTCGTCTTTCAACTGGATAATGGAGATTGGGAGCTGCCTGGAGGGACGCTTGAAGCAGGTGAGCAGTATATGGATGGACTGAAGCGCGAACTGATGGAGGAACTTGGGGCAGACATGCGGTCCTATCAGATCTTTGGTCAATTCTATTGCACATCCAGTGCGTTGGAACCGTATCGACCGTATATCCCGCATCCCCATTTCGTACGAATCATCGGTTATGGAGATGTTGAACTTGTCGGTGATCCGCTGAATCCGGAGGATGGTGAGCAGGTGGTTGCAGTGGAAGTGGTAGAGATTGATGAAGCGATCCAAAGATTCCAGAAACAGAACAGACATGACATTGCGGAGATGTACAAACTGGCTTATGTACTGCGAAATGAAGCTAAACAGTCAGGCAAGGGCCAGGTATTCTAA